From one Methanolobus chelungpuianus genomic stretch:
- a CDS encoding 3-methyl-2-oxobutanoate dehydrogenase subunit VorB — translation MATQLVKGNTAAVIGALYAGCDCYFGYPITPASEILQEASKYFPQVGRKFVQAESEEAAINMVYGAASAGHRVMTASSGPGLSLKQEGISYLAGSELPCVIIDIMRAGPGLGNIGPEQSDYSQVVKGGGHGNYRNIVLAPNSVQEMCDLVIKGFDLAFRYRNPVCILADGVLGQMVESIQFPEKAIEPQIDTTWAVNGTAATRKNLVTSIFLDFDLLEEFNYKLQEKYAVIRENEVDYEEYMTSDASIILVSYGISSRICRSAVDQARKEGIRAGLFRPRTLFPFPEKELRAIADSRGCTFVSVEMSNGQMQEDVRLAIGCTRPVELVNRMGGNLVTLDQVMERIREISSREV, via the coding sequence ATGGCAACACAATTGGTCAAAGGCAACACAGCAGCTGTCATCGGTGCACTCTATGCAGGCTGTGACTGCTATTTCGGTTATCCCATAACACCTGCAAGCGAGATCCTGCAGGAAGCTTCGAAGTATTTCCCACAGGTGGGAAGGAAGTTCGTACAGGCAGAATCCGAGGAGGCTGCCATCAATATGGTCTACGGTGCGGCATCAGCCGGTCACAGGGTAATGACAGCATCCTCCGGTCCGGGACTTAGCCTGAAGCAGGAAGGCATCTCCTACCTTGCCGGCTCCGAACTGCCCTGTGTCATAATTGACATCATGAGAGCAGGCCCGGGACTTGGTAATATAGGCCCCGAGCAGAGCGACTACAGTCAGGTAGTCAAGGGCGGCGGCCATGGCAACTACAGGAACATAGTGCTGGCCCCCAACTCCGTACAGGAGATGTGCGACCTGGTCATCAAGGGGTTCGACCTGGCATTCAGGTACAGGAACCCGGTATGCATCCTTGCGGACGGTGTGCTGGGGCAGATGGTGGAATCCATCCAGTTCCCCGAGAAAGCCATTGAACCGCAGATCGATACAACCTGGGCTGTCAACGGCACCGCAGCCACAAGAAAGAACCTTGTGACCTCCATCTTCCTGGACTTTGACCTGCTTGAGGAATTCAATTACAAGCTCCAGGAAAAATATGCGGTTATCAGGGAGAATGAGGTTGATTATGAAGAATACATGACCTCGGATGCGTCCATAATCCTGGTATCATATGGCATCAGCAGCCGCATATGCAGGTCTGCTGTGGACCAGGCAAGAAAGGAAGGCATCAGGGCCGGTCTCTTCAGGCCAAGGACACTCTTCCCCTTCCCGGAGAAAGAGCTCAGGGCCATAGCGGATTCAAGGGGATGCACGTTCGTGTCCGTGGAGATGAGCAATGGCCAGATGCAGGAAGATGTCAGGCTTGCCATCGGATGCACAAGGCCCGTCGAGCTTGTGAACCGTATGGGAGGGAACCTTGTTACCCTTGACCAGGTAATGGAGAGGATAAGGGAAATATCCTCAAGGGAGGTGTAA
- a CDS encoding AMP-binding protein → MSSLLEKYVSRSEFGSYEDFKENFRIVIPDNFNFAYDVVDVYAREQPDKRALIWCDDNGDEKIFSFGDLARYSNRTANVLKRYGIRKGDSVMLMLKSRYEFWFFLLALHRIGAIAVPATHMLTKKDIVYRTERANIRMVVAAPDTGILDCVDDACKEVGDTLSTRIAIGLTRDGWVSFEKELEAASADFARPTGEEATSNDDILLNYFSSGTTGFPKMVQHNFTYPLAHIITARYWQNVTDGGLHYTVADSGWAKCVWGKIYGQWIAGSAVFVYDYDRFTAERMLENTVKYGVTTFCAPPTIYRFLIREDLSKYDLSCLDYCVTAGEPLNPEVYQKFLEITGLRLMEGFGQTETIVTLATYPWIEPKPGSMGKPSPEYSIELLNAEGKPCEAGEEGEIVIDTSFGKPPGIFTGYGADPERTRDVWHDGYYHTGDMAWKDEDGYFWFVGRADDIIKTSGYRVGPFEVESALIEHPAVLECAITGVPDPIRGQVIKATIVLTRDYTASEELKKELQDHVKRVTAPYKYPRVIEFVKELPKTISGKIRRVEIRDHDKGNA, encoded by the coding sequence ATGTCTTCACTACTGGAAAAGTACGTCTCGCGCAGCGAGTTCGGTTCGTATGAGGATTTCAAGGAGAATTTCAGGATAGTCATCCCTGATAACTTCAACTTTGCATACGACGTCGTTGATGTCTACGCAAGGGAGCAGCCTGACAAGAGGGCTCTTATCTGGTGCGATGACAACGGTGATGAAAAGATATTCTCTTTCGGGGACCTTGCCCGCTACAGCAACAGGACAGCCAATGTCCTCAAAAGGTATGGCATCCGCAAAGGCGACAGTGTGATGCTCATGCTCAAGAGCAGGTATGAGTTCTGGTTCTTCCTGCTGGCGCTGCACAGGATCGGGGCCATTGCAGTCCCTGCAACCCACATGCTGACTAAGAAGGACATTGTCTACAGGACAGAACGCGCGAATATCAGGATGGTTGTCGCCGCCCCTGACACCGGGATACTGGATTGCGTTGACGATGCCTGTAAGGAGGTCGGCGATACCCTCAGTACCAGGATAGCAATCGGCCTTACGAGGGATGGCTGGGTATCCTTTGAAAAGGAACTTGAAGCGGCTTCCGCAGACTTTGCACGTCCCACGGGCGAGGAAGCCACCAGCAACGATGACATACTGCTGAACTATTTCTCATCGGGCACAACCGGCTTCCCCAAGATGGTGCAGCATAACTTCACATATCCTCTGGCACACATCATAACCGCCAGGTATTGGCAGAACGTAACGGACGGAGGACTGCACTACACGGTGGCAGATTCCGGCTGGGCTAAATGCGTGTGGGGCAAGATATACGGCCAGTGGATAGCTGGAAGTGCTGTCTTCGTGTACGACTATGACAGGTTCACCGCCGAGAGGATGCTGGAGAACACCGTGAAATACGGAGTGACGACCTTCTGCGCGCCACCCACCATTTATCGTTTCCTCATCAGAGAGGACCTGAGCAAGTACGACCTCAGCTGTCTTGATTACTGTGTGACCGCAGGAGAGCCTCTAAACCCCGAGGTTTACCAGAAGTTCCTCGAGATCACTGGGCTCAGGCTCATGGAAGGTTTCGGGCAGACGGAGACCATAGTCACCCTTGCAACATATCCCTGGATCGAGCCTAAACCAGGTTCCATGGGCAAGCCTTCCCCGGAATATTCCATCGAGCTGCTCAATGCCGAAGGGAAACCCTGTGAGGCTGGCGAGGAAGGAGAGATCGTCATTGATACAAGCTTCGGGAAGCCGCCAGGAATATTCACGGGATATGGCGCCGATCCCGAGAGGACCAGGGATGTCTGGCATGATGGCTATTACCATACAGGCGATATGGCGTGGAAGGACGAGGACGGATATTTCTGGTTCGTCGGAAGGGCTGACGATATCATCAAGACCTCAGGTTACAGGGTAGGACCATTCGAAGTTGAGAGTGCCCTGATAGAGCACCCTGCAGTACTGGAATGTGCCATCACGGGTGTCCCCGATCCGATAAGGGGCCAGGTAATCAAGGCAACCATTGTGCTCACAAGGGACTATACCGCAAGCGAGGAGCTGAAGAAAGAACTGCAGGACCATGTGAAGAGAGTTACTGCACCCTATAAGTATCCCCGCGTGATCGAGTTCGTGAAAGAGCTGCCAAAGACCATAAGCGGTAAGATAAGGCGCGTGGAAATACGCGACCATGACAAAGGGAATGCATAA
- a CDS encoding 2-oxoacid:acceptor oxidoreductase family protein, protein MASAIEGCTGKIIGRPGGLYAEFPRKGGAAPTATHYCPGCGHGIIHKLIGEALSDLGIQDRTVMISPVGCAVFAYYYFDCGNLQVAHGRAPAVGTGVSRAEDNAVVIAYQGDGDLASIGLNETMQAANRGEKMAIFFVNNTVYGMTGGQMAPTTLIGEKTITCPEGRDPRFAGYPLHMCEILSNLKAPVFIERVSISDISHIRKARKAVRKALEIQRDGKGYAFVEILSTCPTNLRQDSEQSTRFVNEEMEKEFPLGNFRDLSDATQPLLRGESDFSKEAIDRLFNLETESSPDAVHDPTFREVHVKAAGFGGQGVLSMGLTLAHAGCNAQRFVSWYPSYGPEQRGGTSNCSIVVSGESIGSPVVYVPDVLVAMNRPSLEKFAGDVKQGGIILYDSTIGECDIPAGVRGIAVPAVKIAGEAGSEKAANTVMLGVMLSLGATGLSEENFRAAIAETFSDKPKLISLNHKVLEAAAGWAKENL, encoded by the coding sequence ATGGCTTCAGCAATTGAAGGCTGTACCGGGAAGATCATTGGAAGGCCCGGGGGTCTCTATGCAGAATTCCCGCGTAAGGGCGGGGCCGCTCCCACGGCAACTCACTACTGTCCGGGCTGCGGACATGGGATCATCCATAAGCTCATAGGAGAGGCACTCTCTGACCTTGGTATACAGGACCGTACCGTCATGATAAGTCCCGTGGGATGCGCTGTTTTCGCATATTACTACTTTGACTGCGGCAATCTCCAGGTGGCACACGGCAGGGCACCCGCTGTGGGCACAGGTGTCTCCAGGGCTGAGGATAATGCTGTTGTCATCGCTTACCAGGGAGACGGCGACCTTGCTTCCATCGGCCTTAACGAGACCATGCAGGCTGCCAACAGGGGCGAGAAGATGGCTATTTTCTTCGTGAACAACACCGTTTACGGGATGACAGGCGGCCAGATGGCTCCAACCACCCTTATAGGTGAAAAGACCATCACCTGCCCTGAAGGAAGGGATCCCAGGTTCGCAGGATATCCTCTGCACATGTGCGAGATCCTCAGTAACCTTAAGGCTCCGGTATTCATCGAAAGGGTCTCTATCTCGGATATATCCCACATAAGGAAAGCACGCAAGGCTGTCAGGAAAGCCCTCGAGATCCAGCGTGACGGCAAGGGCTATGCTTTCGTGGAGATACTGTCCACATGCCCAACCAACCTCAGACAGGATTCCGAGCAGAGCACCCGCTTTGTCAATGAGGAGATGGAAAAGGAATTCCCACTGGGCAACTTCAGGGACCTCTCAGACGCAACACAACCACTTCTCAGGGGAGAGAGCGACTTCAGCAAAGAGGCTATTGACCGGCTCTTCAACCTTGAGACCGAATCATCGCCGGATGCCGTGCATGACCCCACTTTCAGGGAGGTTCATGTGAAGGCCGCAGGTTTCGGAGGACAGGGTGTGTTGAGCATGGGACTTACCCTTGCGCATGCAGGCTGTAATGCACAGCGCTTTGTCTCATGGTATCCTTCCTACGGCCCCGAGCAGAGAGGAGGCACTTCCAACTGCTCTATTGTCGTTTCAGGTGAATCCATAGGCTCACCAGTCGTCTATGTTCCCGATGTGCTTGTGGCGATGAACCGCCCCTCGCTGGAAAAGTTCGCAGGGGATGTCAAACAGGGAGGTATCATACTGTATGATTCGACCATAGGTGAATGTGACATTCCCGCAGGAGTAAGAGGCATAGCTGTGCCTGCAGTGAAGATCGCAGGCGAGGCAGGCTCCGAAAAAGCCGCAAACACCGTGATGCTGGGCGTGATGCTCTCCCTCGGAGCGACCGGTCTCTCGGAGGAGAACTTCAGGGCAGCAATAGCCGAGACATTTTCGGACAAGCCAAAGCTCATCTCCCTGAACCATAAAGTGCTCGAGGCTGCTGCCGGCTGGGCAAAAGAAAACCTGTGA
- a CDS encoding 4Fe-4S dicluster domain-containing protein gives MSDNTSKKEAYPVVNILECKACGRCVVACPKGVLRMSEGLNERGYHYIEYAGQGCTGCANCYYTCPEPLAIEIHIPLKVSE, from the coding sequence ATGTCAGATAATACATCAAAAAAGGAAGCCTATCCGGTGGTCAATATACTGGAGTGCAAGGCCTGCGGGCGCTGCGTTGTGGCATGTCCCAAAGGTGTCCTGCGGATGAGCGAGGGGCTCAATGAAAGAGGCTATCATTACATAGAGTATGCAGGCCAGGGATGCACAGGCTGTGCGAACTGCTACTACACATGCCCCGAACCACTGGCGATAGAGATCCACATTCCTCTAAAGGTCAGTGAATGA
- a CDS encoding methanogenesis marker 8 protein — translation MSHVMEILGKARVVVKDGKVVEVGEPQIGWCPIFEKARGIKAITKEEVRKNMEFRIRDFGLFTDKRKLEMDVFVGFGASEVMMTGLNKGLLDTTVTVCDGAGTVITNNPSLVQGMGARISGLVETEPIESTINGIADRGGIVLDPSGARIDPVGGVRRAAELGYRKIAVTIVFPETAKELRQLEQEMGLDLTIIGAHVTGIDKEFATELAKYLDIVTTCASKHIREIVKPLAQVGTAVPLFAITQKGKELLLERAKEVESPILINTMPLPALPEDKQPRELV, via the coding sequence ATGTCTCATGTGATGGAAATATTGGGAAAGGCCCGGGTCGTTGTGAAGGATGGAAAGGTTGTCGAGGTAGGCGAGCCTCAGATAGGATGGTGCCCCATTTTCGAAAAAGCAAGAGGTATCAAAGCGATCACAAAAGAAGAGGTCAGAAAGAACATGGAATTCCGCATCCGGGATTTCGGGCTCTTCACTGACAAAAGGAAGCTTGAGATGGATGTATTTGTTGGCTTCGGCGCCTCCGAGGTCATGATGACAGGCCTCAACAAAGGGCTGCTCGACACCACGGTCACGGTCTGCGATGGAGCAGGCACTGTCATAACGAACAACCCTTCCCTTGTACAGGGCATGGGCGCCCGGATATCGGGTCTTGTTGAGACCGAGCCAATTGAATCTACCATTAACGGTATTGCTGACAGGGGAGGTATTGTCCTTGATCCTTCCGGAGCCAGAATAGACCCGGTGGGTGGAGTCAGAAGAGCCGCAGAACTGGGCTACAGGAAAATAGCCGTTACGATAGTGTTCCCGGAGACTGCAAAGGAACTGCGTCAGCTGGAGCAGGAAATGGGCCTTGACCTTACTATCATAGGCGCCCATGTCACGGGTATTGATAAGGAGTTCGCCACTGAGCTTGCGAAGTATCTCGATATTGTGACCACCTGCGCTTCAAAGCATATCAGGGAGATAGTCAAACCTCTTGCCCAGGTGGGGACGGCAGTGCCCTTGTTTGCCATCACCCAGAAAGGAAAGGAACTGCTTCTTGAAAGGGCAAAAGAGGTGGAATCACCCATTCTTATCAATACCATGCCCCTACCTGCACTGCCTGAGGACAAGCAGCCCAGGGAGCTTGTCTGA
- a CDS encoding pyridoxamine 5'-phosphate oxidase family protein translates to MTEEIKQKIADYLSSHQWLNLGTADRKGRPMVHTMAFASDGATVYFVTDKNTHKVADMMDNPKVAYTVDEDNVQVSRITGVQMQGKASLVTDREETSRAFRMMAEKYPFMADMPSNPDNVFFKVQPEEAYYLDYSRGFNHRDFVTY, encoded by the coding sequence ATGACAGAAGAAATCAAACAGAAGATCGCTGATTATCTTTCCAGCCACCAGTGGCTGAACCTGGGGACAGCTGACAGGAAAGGAAGACCGATGGTACATACCATGGCCTTTGCTTCTGACGGTGCGACAGTCTATTTTGTGACTGATAAGAACACTCATAAAGTGGCGGACATGATGGATAATCCCAAAGTGGCCTATACTGTGGATGAGGACAATGTGCAGGTATCACGGATAACAGGGGTCCAGATGCAGGGCAAGGCATCCCTTGTCACGGACAGGGAGGAGACCAGCAGGGCTTTCAGGATGATGGCCGAGAAGTATCCTTTCATGGCTGATATGCCTTCCAACCCGGATAATGTCTTTTTCAAGGTTCAGCCCGAGGAAGCATATTACCTGGACTATTCCAGGGGCTTCAATCACAGGGATTTCGTGACCTACTAA
- a CDS encoding PaaI family thioesterase, with product MEKMYAYFEQENFATHSGMHLTEVSPGYAKAEMKIEKRHLNVLGTVHGGAIFTLADMTFAAASNSHGNVAVAINADISFVMAVGEGYLYAEAKETSINPKISTYTVDVRNEKGDTIAIFTGMAYRKKDALRFPE from the coding sequence ATGGAAAAGATGTATGCGTATTTCGAACAGGAAAATTTTGCCACACACTCAGGAATGCATTTGACCGAAGTCTCTCCCGGCTATGCAAAGGCAGAGATGAAGATCGAGAAAAGGCACCTCAACGTGCTTGGTACCGTGCACGGTGGAGCGATATTCACGCTTGCCGATATGACCTTTGCAGCCGCTTCCAATTCTCATGGGAATGTTGCAGTTGCTATAAATGCAGATATCTCTTTTGTCATGGCTGTCGGTGAAGGTTATCTCTATGCAGAGGCAAAGGAGACTTCGATAAACCCTAAGATATCAACGTATACCGTGGATGTCAGGAACGAAAAAGGAGATACCATCGCGATCTTCACCGGGATGGCCTACCGAAAGAAGGATGCTCTCAGGTTTCCTGAATAG
- a CDS encoding TIGR00297 family protein: protein MQKIRMHSVIERLEKMEHEYRRQILHAAFGMLVFAFPFLDVSTLLLLSFLIIIVLAYFPEYPVIAKFLYRKPEPGSREELTDMNDGVRSARNLAVSVFTMLLISQMLQFTPLDFPLYVIGGAIAISTFGSSAATFIRHRTRIHLNGAARRINGGGDQHLLPSSIVMLGIGIVSAFVAGFWIAGWGTLGVSREMVNMIFFLAVIGSITGALFESIPSKVDDNISVPLGAGMAMWLFHAFGYSVPPSEMFMALMFSLVLGYLAYRARIADLSALFSASLLGVLIIVFSDIFWFILLLTFFILGGAFTKYKYTYKESIGIAQSKDGVRSYENVFSNSMAALVLAILYGIYPQYSELIIFAYLGTVATATGDTLASEIGTTARSQPIMITTLKPVRAGVDGAVSVLGEVAALLGAMVIGVLPVLFGRVDGALTVIFITTAGGFLGTNVDSLLGATLQHRGMLSNSGVNLVATFAGAFISGILYLLLV from the coding sequence ATGCAAAAGATCCGTATGCATTCCGTTATCGAGCGCCTGGAAAAAATGGAACATGAATACCGGCGGCAGATACTTCACGCCGCGTTCGGTATGCTTGTATTTGCCTTTCCCTTCCTTGATGTGTCAACGCTCTTACTCCTGAGTTTCCTGATAATCATTGTCCTGGCATACTTTCCTGAGTACCCTGTTATTGCAAAGTTCCTTTACCGTAAGCCTGAGCCCGGGTCCAGGGAAGAGCTTACAGATATGAACGATGGCGTGAGAAGCGCAAGGAACCTGGCAGTCTCAGTGTTTACCATGCTCCTGATAAGCCAGATGCTGCAGTTCACTCCGCTTGATTTCCCTCTCTATGTCATAGGCGGTGCAATTGCCATCTCGACCTTCGGAAGCAGTGCAGCCACATTCATCCGCCACCGGACCCGGATTCATCTTAACGGTGCCGCACGGCGGATTAATGGCGGCGGAGACCAGCATCTTCTCCCATCCAGCATAGTGATGCTCGGGATTGGCATCGTATCAGCTTTTGTGGCAGGTTTCTGGATCGCAGGATGGGGAACCTTGGGCGTCAGCAGGGAAATGGTGAATATGATATTCTTCCTGGCTGTGATAGGTTCCATTACAGGTGCCCTTTTTGAATCCATACCCTCGAAGGTGGATGATAATATCTCTGTCCCCCTGGGTGCCGGTATGGCCATGTGGCTGTTCCATGCTTTCGGCTATTCGGTCCCGCCCTCGGAAATGTTCATGGCGCTCATGTTCTCTCTTGTGCTTGGATATCTCGCCTACAGGGCAAGGATAGCAGACCTTTCGGCGCTCTTCAGCGCTTCTTTGCTTGGTGTTCTTATCATTGTATTCAGCGATATATTCTGGTTCATCCTCCTCCTTACCTTTTTTATCCTGGGCGGTGCTTTTACCAAGTACAAGTACACGTACAAAGAATCCATAGGCATTGCCCAGTCTAAGGACGGGGTGCGCAGCTATGAGAATGTGTTCAGTAACAGTATGGCAGCCCTTGTGCTGGCGATACTCTATGGCATCTATCCACAGTATTCGGAGCTCATCATCTTCGCATACCTGGGGACGGTTGCAACTGCAACCGGTGATACCCTTGCCAGCGAGATCGGCACGACCGCACGCTCCCAGCCTATAATGATCACTACTCTCAAGCCTGTCAGGGCAGGAGTGGACGGAGCCGTTTCAGTACTTGGCGAAGTGGCAGCCCTCCTGGGGGCAATGGTTATCGGTGTCCTGCCTGTGCTCTTTGGCAGGGTGGACGGCGCCCTCACGGTGATATTCATCACAACTGCAGGCGGTTTCCTGGGAACCAATGTCGACAGCCTGCTGGGTGCGACCCTCCAGCACAGGGGTATGCTCTCCAATAGTGGTGTCAATCTGGTTGCAACCTTTGCCGGTGCATTCATCTCGGGCATTCTTTACCTGCTGCTGGTCTGA
- a CDS encoding helix-turn-helix domain-containing protein, whose product MQEKIKEIASRVRELREICGISADEMAARLGISAAIYRKYENAEEDFPASILFEIAQHLNVDMTVLLTGEDPKMHVFTVTRKDKGVSIQRRKDYKYQSLASNFVHKKAEPLVVKVDPKPEDTRPSMNSHPGQEFDFVLEGTLKVIIHNNEIILEEGDSIFFDSDYAHGMQAVGGKPAKFLAVIL is encoded by the coding sequence ATGCAGGAAAAAATTAAGGAAATTGCATCCCGTGTCAGGGAGCTCCGTGAGATTTGCGGCATCTCGGCAGATGAGATGGCTGCACGTCTTGGTATATCTGCTGCGATCTACAGAAAGTACGAAAATGCCGAGGAGGATTTTCCGGCAAGCATCCTTTTCGAGATCGCACAGCATCTTAACGTGGATATGACCGTACTGCTTACCGGGGAAGACCCCAAGATGCATGTATTCACGGTCACCCGGAAAGATAAAGGCGTCAGCATCCAGAGGCGCAAGGATTACAAGTATCAGAGCCTTGCCTCGAATTTTGTGCACAAGAAGGCAGAACCGCTTGTTGTCAAGGTCGACCCAAAACCGGAAGATACAAGACCTTCAATGAACTCCCACCCGGGACAGGAGTTCGATTTTGTGCTTGAAGGGACCCTTAAGGTAATTATCCACAACAATGAGATAATCCTTGAAGAGGGAGATTCCATATTCTTTGATTCGGATTATGCACACGGGATGCAGGCTGTGGGGGGAAAGCCCGCAAAGTTCCTTGCAGTCATTCTATAA
- a CDS encoding Mov34/MPN/PAD-1 family protein yields the protein MKKKVEVRGIARDTLDFILEASKSSYPEEFAGLLEAKDGIITDVLLLPGTESSESSAVLKLFMMPNISAVGSVHSHPSSVVRPSQADLHMFSKTGTHHIIVGHPYGRNNWKCYDGSGQPISLEVLDIELEDEFGEDLL from the coding sequence ATGAAAAAGAAGGTCGAGGTCAGAGGCATTGCCCGCGATACCCTTGATTTCATACTTGAGGCAAGCAAGTCAAGCTATCCCGAAGAGTTTGCGGGGCTGCTGGAGGCAAAGGATGGTATCATCACTGATGTGCTTCTTCTCCCGGGAACGGAGTCCAGTGAAAGCAGCGCTGTCCTGAAGCTCTTCATGATGCCAAACATCTCGGCAGTAGGCTCCGTACACAGTCACCCCAGTTCTGTGGTGAGACCTTCACAGGCCGATTTGCACATGTTCAGCAAGACAGGCACGCATCACATCATCGTAGGACACCCGTATGGCAGGAACAACTGGAAATGCTATGACGGCAGCGGGCAGCCTATAAGTCTTGAGGTGCTGGATATTGAGCTTGAGGATGAGTTCGGAGAGGATCTATTGTAG
- a CDS encoding YihY/virulence factor BrkB family protein: MGDMAGKIKDIVTGTIDRWNADDGITDSAALSFIVLMSLPALLLFLLSVSSFFLRGQAVQQSIRDYVSSVSTEATQSALDTLFQQIPDTSTITAGLLVSFALFLWTSGNLFLQLEKTINRMWKISYESGSWFEELVEKRISSFLAVFIFVVLVALTTVFEIVFFSVSQQLDTVLPIPSWAIQYTSTAASFLILVLLFIYIYRVLPDTKMDYKYVVVGSVLTVTLISLGKYIFSLYLRYTDPTGMYGSIGSVLAIFLWIYLSAIIVTVMVEFTKVYEEYETGQRREQIRRFAND; the protein is encoded by the coding sequence ATGGGGGACATGGCAGGCAAGATAAAGGATATTGTAACCGGTACGATAGATAGATGGAATGCAGATGACGGTATCACAGATAGTGCTGCACTCTCTTTCATAGTGTTGATGAGCCTGCCGGCGTTGCTATTGTTCCTGCTGTCAGTGAGCAGTTTCTTTTTAAGAGGGCAGGCTGTCCAGCAATCCATCAGGGACTATGTATCATCTGTCTCTACCGAAGCAACTCAAAGCGCACTGGACACTCTTTTTCAACAGATACCGGATACCAGTACTATTACTGCTGGACTGCTGGTGAGTTTTGCATTATTCCTCTGGACCTCAGGCAATCTCTTCCTGCAGCTTGAGAAGACCATCAACCGTATGTGGAAGATTTCTTACGAAAGCGGCAGCTGGTTTGAGGAACTGGTCGAAAAAAGGATATCCTCTTTTTTGGCCGTGTTCATATTTGTAGTGCTGGTCGCGTTAACGACAGTCTTTGAGATTGTCTTCTTCAGTGTATCGCAACAACTGGATACAGTGCTCCCGATACCTTCCTGGGCCATACAGTATACAAGTACTGCGGCCAGTTTCCTGATCCTTGTACTGCTTTTTATCTACATTTACAGAGTGCTTCCGGATACCAAGATGGATTACAAATATGTCGTGGTAGGATCCGTTCTCACAGTAACTCTCATATCATTAGGGAAATATATCTTCAGCCTGTATCTGAGATACACGGACCCAACAGGCATGTATGGCAGCATAGGTTCCGTACTTGCTATCTTTCTATGGATTTATCTCTCTGCCATCATTGTGACAGTGATGGTGGAATTCACAAAAGTGTATGAGGAATACGAAACCGGTCAAAGGAGAGAGCAGATAAGAAGATTTGCCAACGATTAA
- a CDS encoding thioredoxin family protein yields MVIDDAVIEATDADWDEMLGNQEKPMVVMFYLPECDYCREIEPYFREYASEFRKSAAFVMMNGILSARTAMRYRVRGVPTFKFFCSGKPIKEEVGLIYPSILRKSIEDLIGHGNECVLHTTPLPDEVSPYE; encoded by the coding sequence ATGGTTATTGATGACGCGGTTATTGAGGCAACCGACGCGGACTGGGATGAGATGCTCGGGAACCAGGAAAAGCCCATGGTAGTAATGTTCTACCTGCCGGAGTGCGATTATTGCAGGGAGATAGAGCCATATTTCAGGGAATACGCCAGTGAATTCAGGAAGTCAGCTGCGTTTGTGATGATGAACGGGATACTGTCAGCCAGGACAGCCATGAGATATAGAGTGAGAGGGGTTCCCACTTTCAAGTTCTTCTGCAGTGGCAAGCCAATAAAAGAGGAAGTTGGACTGATATATCCCTCTATCCTGAGAAAATCAATCGAGGACCTTATCGGGCACGGGAATGAGTGCGTGCTCCATACGACGCCACTGCCGGACGAAGTCTCACCTTATGAGTGA
- a CDS encoding LemA family protein translates to MVLEILVVVAVVAIGIVLVAVYNNLVKLRNRVENAWAQIEVQLKRRNDLIPNLVETVRGYAQHERAVFENVTKARAAVMEAKGANEAADASNMLTSTLRSLFAVAEAYPQLQANQNFIQLQKDLADTEDRITYSRQFYNDTVMNYNTTIQSVPTNIIAGITGFHKRELFRIPPEEYKVPPVRF, encoded by the coding sequence ATGGTACTGGAAATACTTGTTGTAGTGGCAGTAGTGGCCATTGGTATAGTTCTTGTTGCAGTGTACAATAATCTTGTGAAATTGAGGAATCGTGTTGAGAATGCCTGGGCCCAGATAGAGGTGCAGTTAAAGAGGCGCAACGACCTTATCCCTAACCTGGTGGAGACTGTCAGGGGTTATGCACAGCATGAAAGGGCTGTATTCGAGAACGTCACAAAGGCCAGGGCTGCGGTGATGGAGGCAAAGGGTGCCAACGAAGCTGCGGATGCATCCAATATGCTCACATCAACGCTGAGGTCACTGTTCGCAGTAGCCGAAGCCTATCCCCAACTGCAGGCAAACCAGAATTTCATACAACTTCAGAAGGACCTTGCAGATACCGAGGACCGGATAACATATTCAAGGCAGTTCTATAACGATACGGTGATGAACTACAATACGACCATACAGTCAGTCCCCACCAATATCATCGCAGGTATCACGGGTTTCCATAAAAGGGAGCTCTTCCGGATACCGCCTGAGGAGTACAAGGTTCCGCCGGTCAGGTTCTGA